The Drechmeria coniospora strain ARSEF 6962 chromosome 02, whole genome shotgun sequence genome has a segment encoding these proteins:
- a CDS encoding SNF2 family helicase/ATPase, with amino-acid sequence MPWIQMPLVQTSSHQRLRASTTAKIGLNDAVPNEVLTYLQSIPSLDAANASLGDSVVEQGERSSKRRKVSTNATPPVSVAKADIAFSRPCREDAPTSFTSTIHGTSSNLRLRLEPDGSFCMEAAPSSSRHLFSASISLQPHDASETARRILDVSGHSRDQSSPGAIWTAATLVVNRDGPVVSMLISLELFWNETQSPLLPLRSRAERKLSQKLIDVFFPITPPARDFAGWSPMDFYDAAYVPPKDDHDSQTIRVPELEATLFPYQKRTLCWLLAREGMQWSASESQPRPLPRNDVEPQVNAFRSLTDSNGDPVFVSDLFQTVTRDTILYRQADTSVRGGILAEEMGLGKTLEILSLILLNRHPGPSTQEEARSGTHLTSTRATLIVTPESLRPQWMSEISRHAPHLRVKHYQGCKRLKNINQDFVVKELSDFDVVITTYSVLSAELHFALEPPKRARRYERAYDRPLSPLVKILWWRLCLDEAQMIENGYSQASVVARVLPRVNAWGITGTPVKDNVNDLAGLLSFLQYQPYCSASHIWQSLIKDHKPLFQQIFKSISLRHTKALVRDEIMLPPQNRYVISMPFTAVEEQHYQTLFKDMAEECDLDLDGAPLLGDWEPSKYEDAMRRWLNRLRQATLHPDVGVYSRRLLGSSKYRPMRTVDEVLSAMLDQSDNTIRHTERAYQLSRLHRGQLLENSPRVKEARAIWEEVRVDTEKLVGLARKTLEDALREHGSENAARKATIAGSSEDAAELDESDTEWEGENNGELNEHRRRLRSALELHHKAVFFCANAYFQIKENAEMTEPDSEEYHRLKKLEDDGYEQAKVIRREILRESNGKATRVMEKIARKASNQSFTQIPELLINSDRGIESGGILDGLETLYRELNEQANVLDEWREEVVQLLLQPLVDEDDGIETTGEELTESAKFQDLLMVYYQTLRAAIADRQDAISGGTNELVKHETETSRKLAMDGGGPAPEKLLEMLKKRGEIRPGLNGSSMRGAVCDFRGLLTRLGRDLSGTSREVIESRMATSQLAATQAQLIKQSKVAVALESEIERFKTVMNTRLEYYRQLQAVSDEVMPSEDPKTEVAIERAWQAELDLRQKLSSAEAKHRYRATSVLNLKEQGSKSNEPRMCVICQMPFVTGVLTVCGHQFCKECITLWFKAHHNCPVCKRGLKPSNLHDITIKPQQLQVRSEDAGCAGNVQGTQSASRRQGIAATHNTAIYSAFNSEKLAEIQDMDLNGPSFTTKVDTLLRHLLWLRLSDPGAKSIVFSQYKEFLTVLRNAFQRFRIGHASIDQHDGIAKFKDDPAIEVFLLHARAHSSGLNLVNASHVFLCEPLLNTALELQAIARVDRIGQQHETTVWLYLVSGTVEESVYNLSVQRRMEHMGRRAETATSPAATGEATPELLVASIEEANTLELEHAALSRLMSKDKSAGEMVDKGDLWQCLFGHVSRDGGIVPERDGRMQEQAVMSYLAAEAGDKRRLESRRDSCTTQDGGNVGKP; translated from the exons ATGCCTTGGATTCAGATGCCTCTGGTCCAGACTTCGTCACACCAAAGGCTTCGTGCGTCCACAACGGCGAAGATTGGGCTGAATG ACGCTGTTCCGAACGAAGTTCTCACATACCTCCAGTCCATACCTTCTCTCGATGCCGCCAATGCATCGCTTGGGGATTCAGTCGTTGAACAAGGAGAACGATCGTCGAAGCGCCGCAAAGTCAGCACCAACGCAACACCCCCCGTGTCCGTGGCAAAGGCGGACATCGCATTCTCCCGGCCATGCAGAGAAGATGCACCAACGAGCTTCACCAGTACCATCCACGGCACTTCGTCGAATCTAAGGCTTCGACTCGAACCTGATGGAAGTTTTTGCATGgaggcggcaccgtcgtcatcccgTCACCTTTTTTCCGCCTCGATTTCGCTTCAGCCGCACGATGCAAGCGAAACTGCACGTCGAATATTGGATGTTTCCGGCCATAGCAGGGACCAGAGCTCACCAGGAGCAATTTGGACCGCCGCTACTCTTGTCGTCAACCGTGACGGGCCTGTGGTTTCCATGCTGATTTCCCTCGAATTATTCTGGAACGAAACCCAATCGCCGCTGTTGCCATTGAGAAGCCGTGCGGAACGCAAGCTGAGCCAAAAGCTAATCGATGTTTTCTTTCCGATAACGCCGCCCGCTCGTGATTTCGCCGGATGGTCTCCCATGGACTTCTATGATGCGGCTTACGTGCCGCCGAAGGACGATCACGATTCACAAACAATTCGTGTGCCTGAACTTGAAGCAACACTGTTTCCTTATCAGAAGAGGACACTCTGCTGGCTTCTTGCTCGGGAAGGGATGCAgtggtcggcgtcggagtCACAACCTCGGCCGCTGCCCCGCAACGACGTAGAGCCGCAAGTGAACGCTTTTCGATCTTTGACGGATTCCAATGGTGACCCGGTCTTTGTTAGTGATCTATTTCAGACGGTCACGCGAGACACGATTCTCTATCGACAGGCCGACACCTCCGTGCGAGGTGGtatcctcgccgaggaaaTGGGACTGGGCAAAACGTTGGAGATCCTGAGCCTCATACTCTTGAATCGTCATCCTGGCCCGTCGACACAGGAAGAGGCCAGATCCGGCACGCATCTCACGTCGACTCGCGCGACCTTGATTGTCACGCCAGAATCGTTGCGGCCACAATGGATGTCTGAAATTTCACGCCACGCACCGCATTTGCGAGTCAAGCACTACCAAGGATGCAAGAGGCTGAAAAATATCAACCAAGATTTTGTCGTAAAAGAGCTTTCCGATTTCGATGTTGTCATTACAACATATTCTGTTTTGTCGGCCGAACTCCACTTTGCTTTGGAACCACCGAAGCGAGCGCGGAGATATGAACGAGCCTACGACCGCCCCCTGTCGCCTCTAGTCAAGATACTCTGGTGGAGGCtctgcctcgacgaggcccagaTGATCGAGAATGGCTACTCGCAAgcttccgtcgtcgcccgagTACTACCCCGAGTCAACGCCTGGGGCATCACGGGAACGCCTGTGAAGGATAATGTCAACGACTTGGCCGGCCTCCTATCCTTCCTACAGTACCAGCCGTACTGCTCTGCATCCCATATCTGGCAGTCTTTGATCAAAGACCACAAGCCACTATTCCAGCAAATCTTTAAATCCATCTCGCTTCGGCATACCAAGGCCCTGGTACGGGACGAGATCATGCTCCCGCCTCAAAACCGCTATGTCATCAGCATGCCTTTtacggccgtcgaggaacaGCACTACCAGACTTTGTTCAAAGACATGGCCGAGGAGTGCGATTTGGACTTGGATGGCGCGCCGTTGCTTGGAGATTGGGAACCTTCCAAGTACGAAGATGCCATGAGGCGATGGCTCAACCGCCTGCGACAGGCGACCCTTCACCCCGACGTGGGAGTATACAGCCGTCGGCTTCTGGGTTCCAGTAAATATCGACCAATGCGGACTGTGGATGAGGTGCTCAGCGCCATGCTCGATCAAAGCGACAACACCATTCGACATACAGAACGAGCCTACCAACTAAGCCGCCTTCACCGTGGCCAACTTCTCGAGAATAGCCCTCGTGTGAAGGAAGCTCGTGCGATCTGGGAAGAGGTGCGAGTAGACACCGAGAAACTTGTGGGGCTTGCTCGCAAGACACTTGAAGATGCTTTGCGTGAGCATGGAAGCGAGAATGCGGCCAGAAAAGCTACAATAGCCGGCAGCTCTGAAGACGCAGCCGAACTGGATGAGTCCGACACGGAATGGGAAGGGGAGAACAACGGAGAGTTGAACGAACACCGTCGCAGACTGCGTTCTGCCCTAGAGCTTCATCACAAAGCAGTCTTCTTCTGTGCCAATGCGTACTTTCAGATCAAGGAAAACGCTGAGATGACAGAGCCTGACTCGGAGGAGTATCACCGTTTAAAGAAGCTGGAAGATGATGGTTACGAGCAGGCAAAAGTCATCCGAAGGGAGATTCTGCGGGAAAGCAACGGGAAAGCTACGCGGGTCATGGAGAAAATTGCGCGGAAAGCGTCAAACCAGTCGTTCACCCAAATACCTGAGCTTCTCATCAATTCTGATAGGGGAATCGAGAGTGGTGGTATATTGGACGGACTGGAAACGCTTTACAGGGAGCTCAACGAGCAGGCGAATGTGCTGGACGAATGGCGGGAGGAAGTCGTTCAGCTTCTTCTGCAGCCACTGGTGGATGAAGATGACGGGATCGAAACGACGGGCGAGGAACTCACCGAGTCTGCCAAATTTCAAGACCTGCTCATGGTATACTACCAGACGCTGAGGGCAGCTATCGCCGACCGGCAGGATGCCATCTCAGGCGGAACCAACGAACTCGTAAAACACGAAACGGAGACGTCGAGGAAGCTCGCCATGGATGGTGGCGGTCCAGCCCCAGAAAAGCTGCTCGAAATGCTGAAAAAACGAGGAGAGATAAGGCCCGGCTTGAACGGATCATCTATGCGAGGTGCTGTCTGCGACTTTCGCGGTCTGCTGACTCGTCTGGGTCGTGACTTGTCGGGAACCTCTCGTGAGGTAATCGAatcgaggatggcgacgtcTCAGTTGGCGGCGACACAGGCGCAACTCATCAAGCAAAGCAAAGTCGCCGTGGCCCTTGAATCGGAAATTGAGAGATTCAAGACCGTCATGAACACGCGACTGGAATACTACCGACAACTGCAGGCAGTGTCTGACGAAGTCATGCCCAGCGAGGACCCCAAGACTGAGGTGGCAATTGAGCGGGCATGGCAAGCCGAGTTGGACTTACGGCAGAAGCTGTCGTCAGCAGAGGCGAAGCACAGATATC GCGCCACCTCAGTATTGAACTTGAAGGAGCAGGGTTCGAAGTCCAATGAACCCCGCATGTGTGTCATCTGTCAGATGCCCTTCGTCACGGGCGTCCTCACAGTATGTGGCCACCAATTTTGCAAGGAGTGCATCACGTTGTGGTTCAAAGCGCATCACAACTGCCCTGTCTGCAAGAGGGGCCTCAAGCCGTCAAACTTGCACGACATCACCATCAAGCCGCAGCAGCTTCAGGTGCGGAGCGAAGATGCTGGTTGTGCAGGAAACGTGCAGGGCACCCAATCCGCATCCCGGAGGCAAGGCATCGCCGCAACCCACAATACGGCCATCTACTCGGCCTTCAACTCGGAGAAGCTGGCGGAGATTCAGGATATGGACCTTAACGGGCCGTCGTTCACGACCAAGGTCGATACTCTTCTCCGACACCTTCTGTGGCTGAGGCTGTCGGACCCCGGAGCCAAGTCCATTGTCTTTTCGCAGTACAAGGAGTTTCTCACGGTCCTCCGCAACGCTTTTCAGCGCTTCCGCATCGGCCATGCCTCCATTGATcagcacgacggcatcgccaagTTCAAGGATGACCCGGCCATCGAAgtcttcctcctccatgCCCGTGCCCACTCATCCGGACTAAATCTCGTCAACGCTTCGCACGTCTTCCTGTGCGAGCCCCTGCTCAACACGGCTCTCGAGCTCCAGGCTATCGCGCGCGTCGATCGCATTGGGCAGCAACACGAGACCACCGTTTGGCTCTATCTTGTctccggcaccgtcgaggagagcgtGTATAATCTCTCAGTCCAGCGTCGCATGGAGCACATGGGCCGCCGCGCAGAAACCGCCACTTCGCCTGCAGCGACTGGGGAAGCAACGCCCGAGCTCTTGGTGGCCAGCATCGAAGAAGCCAAcacgctcgagctcgagcatgCGGCCCTGTCGAGGTTGATGAGCAAAGACAAGTCGGCCGGGGAGATGGTTGACAAAGGCGATTTGTGGCAGTGCCTGTTCGGGCACGTCTCGCGAGATGGGGGCATCGTGCCTGAGAGAGATGGCCGAATGCAGGAACAAGCGGTCATGAGCTACTTagccgccgaggcgggcgatAAGCGCAGACTCGAATCACGGCGAGATTCTTGTACGACACAGGATGGAGGCAATGTGGGGAAACCATAG